From one Nematostella vectensis chromosome 7, jaNemVect1.1, whole genome shotgun sequence genomic stretch:
- the LOC5507023 gene encoding uncharacterized protein LOC5507023, with translation MVQRSALYHISVVILVVTTVTVTTVTNADKDVIESWRQLDVGKAASQFKVEWCRQRMSRYDWKAKLQPCLPRVPWEHKDPVNEDTDPERSFVRSVDISPAGFYSKLFLQSVTSDGVVKSTGGDFWRIDVRGEASVAADVYDKGDGTYEAVFLLPLAGEYQIYITLDYTDCKGIKDPPADWFKRGCRHGSFQPPGSLHGRENDYVNQTLQGGAPIVIDVEPPLAKALAALNAFKVSGHLGCHDKCDVLWDGYGIWREGNWVPYTPGLSVNLGGGSSHIRGQGVFYIYGDSLNRYFFESLSRRPLCQGVFRACYFTMTWVYALRHTAKEEMDLAAGGKNIDIPRILAELKEAVTRQDMDEQSALLLNAGVHLLKSSGFYTYQKLINGIVSVLKQHFRGTVIWKTTTSLQAQRELYSGCFRRFHTEQRTDLFNAYAMSAMCRAGFLVLDVYPLTKSYPAGTLDGVHYDNKVFSSAEDILEEYFTS, from the exons ATGGTGCAGCGTTCCGCTCTGTACCACATTTCTGTAGTTATCCTAGTTGTCACCACGGTAACCGTTACTACGGTAACCAACGCTGATAAAGATGTCATCGAGTCATGGAGACAGCTTGACGTTGGAAAAGCCGCTAGCCAATTCAAG GTTGAATGGTGTCGCCAGCGGATGAGTCGTTATGATTGGAAGGCTAAATTACAACCGTGCCTGCCACGGGTTCCCTGGGAACACAAGGATCCCGTGAATGAAGACACAGATCCCGAAAGGAGCTTTGTTCGTAGTGTTGATATAAGTCCAGCAGGATTCTACAGCAAA CTATTTCTACAAAGCGTAACGTCAGACGGCGTTGTCAAGAGTACAGGGGGGGACTTCTGGCGCATTGACGTACGCGGAGAGGCGAGTGTGGCCGCAGACGTGTACGATAAAGGCGACGGGACATATGAAGCCGTGTTCCTGCTACCGCTGGCCGGGGAATATCAGATTTATATCACGCTTGACTATACTGACTGCAAGGGCATCAAGGACCCTCCTGCTGACTGGTTCAAACGAG GATGTAGGCATGGCTCGTTCCAGCCTCCTGGGAGTCTCCACGGCCGTGAAAATGATTATGTCAACCAGACACTTCAAGGGGGTGCCCCTATTGTGATTGACGTGGAACCTCCTCTTGCTAAAGCACTGGCAG CATTAAACGCGTTCAAGGTCAGCGGTCACCTTGGTTGCCATGACAAATGTGATGTGCTTTGGGATGGCTATGGCATATGGAGAGAGGGGAACTGGGTACCATACACACCAG GTCTTTCAGTGAATCTCGGCGGAGGGTCGAGCCATATTCGTGGCCAAGGAGTATTCTATATATATGGAGACTCACTCAATCGATATTTCTTCGAGTCGCTCTCGCGTCGTCCATTATGCCAAGGCGTATTCCGAGCATGTTACTTCACGATGACGTGGGTGTATGCGCTGAGGCATACGGCCAAAGAAGAAATGGATCTGGCGGCCGGAGGGAAGAATATAGACATACCTCGAATACTGGCCGAACTCAAGGAGGCGGTCACAAGACAGGACATGGACGAACAG AGCGCTCTCCTGCTGAACGCAGGTGTCCATTTATTGAAGAGTTCGGGTTTCTACACGTACCAAAAGCTGATTAACGGCATCGTGTCCGTTCTGAAGCAGCACTTCCGCGGAACTGTCATCTGGAAAACAACCACGAGTCTACAGGCACAGCGAGAGCTATACAGCGGCTGCTTTAGGAGATTCCACACAGAGCAG CGCACGGATCTGTTCAACGCGTACGCGATGAGCGCAATGTGCCGGGCCGGATTTCTGGTCTTGGACGTGTACCCGCTGACCAAATCCTACCCCGCGGGCACCCTGGATGGCGTGCACTATGACAACAAGGTGTTCTCATCAGCAGAGGACATCCTAGAGGAATACTTTACAAGCTAG
- the LOC5507024 gene encoding uncharacterized protein LOC5507024 isoform X2, with protein MTVDIALIACLLHVLSVVGGLNTTARTASTSVGPTSQADQVSCSFNDWAFCGWKPLIDKNFTFKWEISNRFGNQETGPIMLLNGTYILMRSEKKPPGQKAGLEVSFTSGKEGCFEFSYFMRGEDIERLTVYMDGDAIFNLSGPQRVRWLSARGNLPAKSPSKLSQLFIEGVVGIGPRGDIAIDQITWRPGHLCNTVCPEVNILNGKVCDKAPPGTTCSAQCLDGYTLYTASPHCLALGTWSVTPVCIPKDIDSRVDCDFEYGTCGWSRAASGWTHHRGRASTYETGPTRDHTPSEGGRGSYFYTNSTKKPPGYKAITKARNRKKICLKFAYLMRGSGVGRLNMYIDGTMVFSAVGEQGKNGKVWEESKWFRINQGVIKFEAIVGNMDVGDIAIDDIMVNDTCSDVSAMSTTPLWSTASTPIATMHKSTPPATTKTSKNKGASSQTATIAGGSVGGIVALLFIVCIVVVCVRKRRSRGKDGVDGEVGETNPAVDGKGLDQPMELADPWEVSPTQVTFQDDLGQGAFGRVYKAELRHLPPALNKASMRGLSIKKNKGNSYIVAVKTIHDTAGPEQGEEFLKEISLMKKLGSHKNIVNFLCCSTVKEPFMLVVEFLPKGDLLDYLRRNRSKISGFEGRENAPAYLGVRDALARGSHKRYVDLHKQNDETGEEEDEMITPQDLLSFSYQIAAGMEYLSKKGFVHRDLAARNVLVADNKQVKVADFGLTRDLYEEGAYQGHSNRKLPIKWMSPEAIYDQIFTTESDVWSYGVVLWEIATLGGAPYPTISTRDVFVMLRSGYRMEKPDICSDEVYTIMKHCWEDQPKKRPTFSDLRMKFEYMLEADNPYLDLSEIDETKDYYLVPSFNSAMETSADNLEPKA; from the exons ATGACGGTGGATATAGCCCTCATTGCTTGCTTGCTACATGTCTTGTCTGTTGTAGGAG GTCTCAACACTACAGCGCGGACGGCCTCAACAA GTGTTGGTCCCACAAGTCAAGCTGATCAAGTATCGTGTTCATTCAATGATTGGGCGTTTTGTGGATGGAAGCCGCTCATCGACAAAAACTTCACATTCAAATGGGAAATATCAAACAGGTTCGGGAACCAAGAAACTGGACCTATTATGCTTTTAAACG GAACCTACATTTTGATGAGAAGCGAAAAAAAGCCACCTGGTCAGAAAGCGGGTCTAGAAGTAAGCTTTACATCTGGAAAGGAAGGCTGTTTTGAATTCAGCTATTTCATGCGTGGAGAAGATATTGAACGGCTAACAGTCTACATGGATGGAGATGCGATCTTCAATCTGTCTGGTCCTCAAAGGGTCCGTTGGCTTTCCGCCAGAGGGAATTTACCGGCAAAATCGCCGTCCAAG CTTTCCCAGCTCTTTATCGAGGGAGTCGTGGGCATTGGTCCTAGAGGGGATATAGCAATTGATCAGATTACCTGGAGACCCGGCCACCTTTGCAACACGG TATGCCCCGAAGTTAATATCCTCAACGGCAAAGTATGTGATAAAGCCCCACCAGGGACAACATGCAGCGCGCAATGCCTGGATGGTTATACGCTGTACACGGCTTCCCCTCATTGCCTTGCTTTGGGCACGTGGTCAGTGACACCTGTCTGCATTCCTAAAGATATAG attctCGTGTTGATTGCGATTTCGAATACGGCACGTGTGGGTGGAGCAGGGCGGCGTCTGGGTGGACCCATCATCGCGGTAGAGCGTCCACTTATGAGACGGGGCCGACACGTGATCATACGCCTAGTGAAGGAGGCAGAG GGAGCTACTTCTACACAAACTCCACTAAGAAGCCACCAGGGTACAAGGCTATTACGAAAGCAAGGAACAGGAAGAAAATATGCCTCAAATTTGCATATCTCATGCGCGGAAGTGGTGTTGGCCGGCTTAACATGTACATTGACGGGACAATGGTGTTTAGTGCGGTTGGAGAACAAGGGAAAAATGGCAAGGTCTGGGAGGAATCGAAATGGTTTAGGATTAATCAGGGCGTG ATAAAGTTCGAGGCTATTGTCGGCAATATGGACGTTGGTGATATCGCAATAGACGACATTATGGTCAATGATACATGCAGTGACG TTTCAGCAATGTCGACTACACCACTTTGGTCAACTGCCTCCACTCCTATAGCCACTATGCACAAGAGCACACCGCCAGCAACCACTAAAACGTCCAAGAATAAAGGAGCAAGTAGCCAGACGGCTACGATCGCTGGCGGATCAGTGGGAGGGATAGTCGCTCTTCTTTTCATCGTCTGCATTGTAGTCGTCTGCGTTAGAAAAAGAAGATCTAGGGGAAAAGATGGCGTTGATGGGGAGGTTGGAGAAACCAA CCCAGCAGTGGACGGCAAAGGTCTGGATCAGCCAATGGAACTTGCAGACCCTTGGGAAGTCTCCCCAACTCAGGTGACCTTTCAAGATGATCTTGGCCAGGGAGCGTTTGGGAGGGTCTACAAGGCAGAGCTACGACACCTTCCACCAGCGCTGAACAAAGCCTCAATGCGAGGGTTATCGATAAAGAAGAACAAAGGAAACTCATATATTGTCGCCGTTAAAACAATCCATG ACACTGCAGGTCCTGAGCAGGGGGAAGAGTTTCTCAAGGAGATAAGTCTGATGAAGAAGCTTGGATCGCACAAAAACATCGTGAATTTTCTTTGCTGTTCCACCGTAAAGGAGCCATTTATGCTGGTGGTGGAGTTTCTTCCTAAAGGCGACCTTCTCGACTATCTAAGGAGAAACAGATCAAAG ATAAGCGGATTTGAGGGTAGAGAGAATGCGCCGGCGTACCTAGGTGTAAGAGATGCTCTGGCCAGGGGAAGTCACAAG CGCTATGTGGACCTTCACAAGCAAAATGACGAGACAGGCGAAGAGGAAGACGAGATGATCACACCGCAGGACTTGCTCTCGTTTTCGTACCAGATAGCGGCTGGAATG GAATACTTGTCCAAGAAAGGATTCGTTCACCGTGACCTTGCGGCTCGTAATGTACTCGTTGCCGATAACAAACAAGTCAAAGTCGCTGACTTCGGGCTAACACGTGACCTGTACGAGGAAGGCGCCTATCAAGGCCATAGTAACCGGAAACTCCCCATCAAATGGATGTCACCCGAGGCGATATATGACCAGATATTCACCACTGAGAGTGATGT atGGTCATATGGAGTCGTTCTATGGGAAATTGCTACTCTTG GTGGTGCCCCATATCCGACCATCTCCACTCGTGACGTATTCGTCATGTTACGGAGCGGCTACCGAATGGAAAAGCCCGACATCTGCTCTGACGAAGT GTACACGATCATGAAACATTGTTGGGAAGACCAGCCTAAGAAAAGACCGACATTTAGCGATCTTCGCATGAAATTTGAGTATATGCTTGAGGCAGACAATCCTTACCTGGATCTATCAGAAATAGACGAAACCAAAGACTATTATTTAGTGCCGTCGTTCAACAGCGCCATGGAGACCTCGGCAGACAACTTAGAACCGAAGGCGTGA
- the LOC125568219 gene encoding MAM and LDL-receptor class A domain-containing protein 1-like has product MESQFNKYRHTKVDNMGFNYDYQSIMHYGKRTFSRNGLPTIRAFHNPDMPLGRSDGFSTLDKQKMNWLYDCKSDAEEGWSAWSEFTPCNIRCVKSRQRVCFASDRQACPGVTSSNVKTQRVRCSPAECYAPVQGHWGRWARWSTCDKTCGYGKQMRKRVCDDPKPRNGGKTCKGADTQVRMCNMQPCSSDALMCNFDKDMCFWENDWSSTPTFHWRRHRGHTPSRNTGPVSDHTSGMGYYIYLETSWPARRAYTATLISKWLPPSELKCLTFWYSMYGHSVGAMRVYIRDDFEIKKLLWLRSGQQGMKWRKADINISSSSRYRIIFEGVRGNGYTGDIALDDISFTNGKCNDPGSTTARA; this is encoded by the exons ATGGAAAGCCAATTCAACAAATACCGACACACCAAAGTAGACAATATGGGTTTCAATTATGACTACCAGAGCATTATGCATTACGGAAAAAGGACGTTTTCGCGAAATGGTCTTCCCACAATTCGAGCATTTCACAATCCCGACATGCCTCTTGGTCGTTCAGATGGCTTTAGTACGCTAGACAAGCAGAAAATGAACTGGCTGTACGACTGCAAAA GTGATGCCGAGGAAGGCTGGAGCGCGTGGTCGGAATTTACTCCATGTAATATCAGATGTGTCAAGTCCAGACAACGTGTTTGCTTTGCGTCCGATAGACAGGCATGTCCGGGTGTCACGTCCAGCAATGTGAAAACGCAACGCGTACGATGCTCTCCGGCCGAATGTTATG CACCAGTCCAAGGCCACTGGGGGAGATGGGCACGCTGGTCTACATGCGACAAGACGTGTGGATACGGCAAACAGATGCGAAAGCGCGTTTGCGATGACCCCAAACCCAGAAATGGAGGCAAAACTTGTAAAGGCGCCGACACACAAGTGCGCATGTGCAACATGCAGCCATGCTCTTCAG ATGCGTTAATGTGTAACTTTGATAAAGACATGTGCTTTTGGGAGAATGATTGGAGTAGTACTCCAACATTCCACTGGAGACGTCATCGGGGCCACACCCCAAGCCGTAACACGGGTCCCGTGTCTGACCACACCTCTGGAATGG GTTACTATATATACCTAGAGACGAGCTGGCCTGCTCGGCGTGCCTACACCGCTACCCTCATCAGTAAATGGCTACCTCCAAGTGAGCTTAAGTGTCTAACCTTCTGGTACTCCATGTATGGCCATTCTGTCGGGGCCATGCGAGTCTATATCAGGGATGACTTTGAGATCAAGAAATTGCTCTGGCTACGTTCGGGTCAACAAGGCATGAAGTGGAGGAAGGCTGATATTAATATATCGTCTTCTTCGAGATATAGG atTATTTTCGAAGGAGTGCGGGGTAATGGTTACACTGGAGACATTGCGCTTGACGACATCAGTTTTACCAATGGCAAATGCAACGATCCTGGATCTACCACAGCGCGTGCATGA
- the LOC5507024 gene encoding uncharacterized protein LOC5507024 isoform X1, producing the protein MKGMTVDIALIACLLHVLSVVGGLNTTARTASTSVGPTSQADQVSCSFNDWAFCGWKPLIDKNFTFKWEISNRFGNQETGPIMLLNGTYILMRSEKKPPGQKAGLEVSFTSGKEGCFEFSYFMRGEDIERLTVYMDGDAIFNLSGPQRVRWLSARGNLPAKSPSKLSQLFIEGVVGIGPRGDIAIDQITWRPGHLCNTVCPEVNILNGKVCDKAPPGTTCSAQCLDGYTLYTASPHCLALGTWSVTPVCIPKDIDSRVDCDFEYGTCGWSRAASGWTHHRGRASTYETGPTRDHTPSEGGRGSYFYTNSTKKPPGYKAITKARNRKKICLKFAYLMRGSGVGRLNMYIDGTMVFSAVGEQGKNGKVWEESKWFRINQGVIKFEAIVGNMDVGDIAIDDIMVNDTCSDVSAMSTTPLWSTASTPIATMHKSTPPATTKTSKNKGASSQTATIAGGSVGGIVALLFIVCIVVVCVRKRRSRGKDGVDGEVGETNPAVDGKGLDQPMELADPWEVSPTQVTFQDDLGQGAFGRVYKAELRHLPPALNKASMRGLSIKKNKGNSYIVAVKTIHDTAGPEQGEEFLKEISLMKKLGSHKNIVNFLCCSTVKEPFMLVVEFLPKGDLLDYLRRNRSKISGFEGRENAPAYLGVRDALARGSHKRYVDLHKQNDETGEEEDEMITPQDLLSFSYQIAAGMEYLSKKGFVHRDLAARNVLVADNKQVKVADFGLTRDLYEEGAYQGHSNRKLPIKWMSPEAIYDQIFTTESDVWSYGVVLWEIATLGGAPYPTISTRDVFVMLRSGYRMEKPDICSDEVYTIMKHCWEDQPKKRPTFSDLRMKFEYMLEADNPYLDLSEIDETKDYYLVPSFNSAMETSADNLEPKA; encoded by the exons ATGAA AGGTATGACGGTGGATATAGCCCTCATTGCTTGCTTGCTACATGTCTTGTCTGTTGTAGGAG GTCTCAACACTACAGCGCGGACGGCCTCAACAA GTGTTGGTCCCACAAGTCAAGCTGATCAAGTATCGTGTTCATTCAATGATTGGGCGTTTTGTGGATGGAAGCCGCTCATCGACAAAAACTTCACATTCAAATGGGAAATATCAAACAGGTTCGGGAACCAAGAAACTGGACCTATTATGCTTTTAAACG GAACCTACATTTTGATGAGAAGCGAAAAAAAGCCACCTGGTCAGAAAGCGGGTCTAGAAGTAAGCTTTACATCTGGAAAGGAAGGCTGTTTTGAATTCAGCTATTTCATGCGTGGAGAAGATATTGAACGGCTAACAGTCTACATGGATGGAGATGCGATCTTCAATCTGTCTGGTCCTCAAAGGGTCCGTTGGCTTTCCGCCAGAGGGAATTTACCGGCAAAATCGCCGTCCAAG CTTTCCCAGCTCTTTATCGAGGGAGTCGTGGGCATTGGTCCTAGAGGGGATATAGCAATTGATCAGATTACCTGGAGACCCGGCCACCTTTGCAACACGG TATGCCCCGAAGTTAATATCCTCAACGGCAAAGTATGTGATAAAGCCCCACCAGGGACAACATGCAGCGCGCAATGCCTGGATGGTTATACGCTGTACACGGCTTCCCCTCATTGCCTTGCTTTGGGCACGTGGTCAGTGACACCTGTCTGCATTCCTAAAGATATAG attctCGTGTTGATTGCGATTTCGAATACGGCACGTGTGGGTGGAGCAGGGCGGCGTCTGGGTGGACCCATCATCGCGGTAGAGCGTCCACTTATGAGACGGGGCCGACACGTGATCATACGCCTAGTGAAGGAGGCAGAG GGAGCTACTTCTACACAAACTCCACTAAGAAGCCACCAGGGTACAAGGCTATTACGAAAGCAAGGAACAGGAAGAAAATATGCCTCAAATTTGCATATCTCATGCGCGGAAGTGGTGTTGGCCGGCTTAACATGTACATTGACGGGACAATGGTGTTTAGTGCGGTTGGAGAACAAGGGAAAAATGGCAAGGTCTGGGAGGAATCGAAATGGTTTAGGATTAATCAGGGCGTG ATAAAGTTCGAGGCTATTGTCGGCAATATGGACGTTGGTGATATCGCAATAGACGACATTATGGTCAATGATACATGCAGTGACG TTTCAGCAATGTCGACTACACCACTTTGGTCAACTGCCTCCACTCCTATAGCCACTATGCACAAGAGCACACCGCCAGCAACCACTAAAACGTCCAAGAATAAAGGAGCAAGTAGCCAGACGGCTACGATCGCTGGCGGATCAGTGGGAGGGATAGTCGCTCTTCTTTTCATCGTCTGCATTGTAGTCGTCTGCGTTAGAAAAAGAAGATCTAGGGGAAAAGATGGCGTTGATGGGGAGGTTGGAGAAACCAA CCCAGCAGTGGACGGCAAAGGTCTGGATCAGCCAATGGAACTTGCAGACCCTTGGGAAGTCTCCCCAACTCAGGTGACCTTTCAAGATGATCTTGGCCAGGGAGCGTTTGGGAGGGTCTACAAGGCAGAGCTACGACACCTTCCACCAGCGCTGAACAAAGCCTCAATGCGAGGGTTATCGATAAAGAAGAACAAAGGAAACTCATATATTGTCGCCGTTAAAACAATCCATG ACACTGCAGGTCCTGAGCAGGGGGAAGAGTTTCTCAAGGAGATAAGTCTGATGAAGAAGCTTGGATCGCACAAAAACATCGTGAATTTTCTTTGCTGTTCCACCGTAAAGGAGCCATTTATGCTGGTGGTGGAGTTTCTTCCTAAAGGCGACCTTCTCGACTATCTAAGGAGAAACAGATCAAAG ATAAGCGGATTTGAGGGTAGAGAGAATGCGCCGGCGTACCTAGGTGTAAGAGATGCTCTGGCCAGGGGAAGTCACAAG CGCTATGTGGACCTTCACAAGCAAAATGACGAGACAGGCGAAGAGGAAGACGAGATGATCACACCGCAGGACTTGCTCTCGTTTTCGTACCAGATAGCGGCTGGAATG GAATACTTGTCCAAGAAAGGATTCGTTCACCGTGACCTTGCGGCTCGTAATGTACTCGTTGCCGATAACAAACAAGTCAAAGTCGCTGACTTCGGGCTAACACGTGACCTGTACGAGGAAGGCGCCTATCAAGGCCATAGTAACCGGAAACTCCCCATCAAATGGATGTCACCCGAGGCGATATATGACCAGATATTCACCACTGAGAGTGATGT atGGTCATATGGAGTCGTTCTATGGGAAATTGCTACTCTTG GTGGTGCCCCATATCCGACCATCTCCACTCGTGACGTATTCGTCATGTTACGGAGCGGCTACCGAATGGAAAAGCCCGACATCTGCTCTGACGAAGT GTACACGATCATGAAACATTGTTGGGAAGACCAGCCTAAGAAAAGACCGACATTTAGCGATCTTCGCATGAAATTTGAGTATATGCTTGAGGCAGACAATCCTTACCTGGATCTATCAGAAATAGACGAAACCAAAGACTATTATTTAGTGCCGTCGTTCAACAGCGCCATGGAGACCTCGGCAGACAACTTAGAACCGAAGGCGTGA
- the LOC5507024 gene encoding mast/stem cell growth factor receptor Kit isoform X3, with protein sequence MIGRFVDGSRSSTKTSHSNGKYQTGTYILMRSEKKPPGQKAGLEVSFTSGKEGCFEFSYFMRGEDIERLTVYMDGDAIFNLSGPQRVRWLSARGNLPAKSPSKLSQLFIEGVVGIGPRGDIAIDQITWRPGHLCNTVCPEVNILNGKVCDKAPPGTTCSAQCLDGYTLYTASPHCLALGTWSVTPVCIPKDIDSRVDCDFEYGTCGWSRAASGWTHHRGRASTYETGPTRDHTPSEGGRGSYFYTNSTKKPPGYKAITKARNRKKICLKFAYLMRGSGVGRLNMYIDGTMVFSAVGEQGKNGKVWEESKWFRINQGVIKFEAIVGNMDVGDIAIDDIMVNDTCSDVSAMSTTPLWSTASTPIATMHKSTPPATTKTSKNKGASSQTATIAGGSVGGIVALLFIVCIVVVCVRKRRSRGKDGVDGEVGETNPAVDGKGLDQPMELADPWEVSPTQVTFQDDLGQGAFGRVYKAELRHLPPALNKASMRGLSIKKNKGNSYIVAVKTIHDTAGPEQGEEFLKEISLMKKLGSHKNIVNFLCCSTVKEPFMLVVEFLPKGDLLDYLRRNRSKISGFEGRENAPAYLGVRDALARGSHKRYVDLHKQNDETGEEEDEMITPQDLLSFSYQIAAGMEYLSKKGFVHRDLAARNVLVADNKQVKVADFGLTRDLYEEGAYQGHSNRKLPIKWMSPEAIYDQIFTTESDVWSYGVVLWEIATLGGAPYPTISTRDVFVMLRSGYRMEKPDICSDEVYTIMKHCWEDQPKKRPTFSDLRMKFEYMLEADNPYLDLSEIDETKDYYLVPSFNSAMETSADNLEPKA encoded by the exons ATGATTGGGCGTTTTGTGGATGGAAGCCGCTCATCGACAAAAACTTCACATTCAAATGGGAAATATCAAACAG GAACCTACATTTTGATGAGAAGCGAAAAAAAGCCACCTGGTCAGAAAGCGGGTCTAGAAGTAAGCTTTACATCTGGAAAGGAAGGCTGTTTTGAATTCAGCTATTTCATGCGTGGAGAAGATATTGAACGGCTAACAGTCTACATGGATGGAGATGCGATCTTCAATCTGTCTGGTCCTCAAAGGGTCCGTTGGCTTTCCGCCAGAGGGAATTTACCGGCAAAATCGCCGTCCAAG CTTTCCCAGCTCTTTATCGAGGGAGTCGTGGGCATTGGTCCTAGAGGGGATATAGCAATTGATCAGATTACCTGGAGACCCGGCCACCTTTGCAACACGG TATGCCCCGAAGTTAATATCCTCAACGGCAAAGTATGTGATAAAGCCCCACCAGGGACAACATGCAGCGCGCAATGCCTGGATGGTTATACGCTGTACACGGCTTCCCCTCATTGCCTTGCTTTGGGCACGTGGTCAGTGACACCTGTCTGCATTCCTAAAGATATAG attctCGTGTTGATTGCGATTTCGAATACGGCACGTGTGGGTGGAGCAGGGCGGCGTCTGGGTGGACCCATCATCGCGGTAGAGCGTCCACTTATGAGACGGGGCCGACACGTGATCATACGCCTAGTGAAGGAGGCAGAG GGAGCTACTTCTACACAAACTCCACTAAGAAGCCACCAGGGTACAAGGCTATTACGAAAGCAAGGAACAGGAAGAAAATATGCCTCAAATTTGCATATCTCATGCGCGGAAGTGGTGTTGGCCGGCTTAACATGTACATTGACGGGACAATGGTGTTTAGTGCGGTTGGAGAACAAGGGAAAAATGGCAAGGTCTGGGAGGAATCGAAATGGTTTAGGATTAATCAGGGCGTG ATAAAGTTCGAGGCTATTGTCGGCAATATGGACGTTGGTGATATCGCAATAGACGACATTATGGTCAATGATACATGCAGTGACG TTTCAGCAATGTCGACTACACCACTTTGGTCAACTGCCTCCACTCCTATAGCCACTATGCACAAGAGCACACCGCCAGCAACCACTAAAACGTCCAAGAATAAAGGAGCAAGTAGCCAGACGGCTACGATCGCTGGCGGATCAGTGGGAGGGATAGTCGCTCTTCTTTTCATCGTCTGCATTGTAGTCGTCTGCGTTAGAAAAAGAAGATCTAGGGGAAAAGATGGCGTTGATGGGGAGGTTGGAGAAACCAA CCCAGCAGTGGACGGCAAAGGTCTGGATCAGCCAATGGAACTTGCAGACCCTTGGGAAGTCTCCCCAACTCAGGTGACCTTTCAAGATGATCTTGGCCAGGGAGCGTTTGGGAGGGTCTACAAGGCAGAGCTACGACACCTTCCACCAGCGCTGAACAAAGCCTCAATGCGAGGGTTATCGATAAAGAAGAACAAAGGAAACTCATATATTGTCGCCGTTAAAACAATCCATG ACACTGCAGGTCCTGAGCAGGGGGAAGAGTTTCTCAAGGAGATAAGTCTGATGAAGAAGCTTGGATCGCACAAAAACATCGTGAATTTTCTTTGCTGTTCCACCGTAAAGGAGCCATTTATGCTGGTGGTGGAGTTTCTTCCTAAAGGCGACCTTCTCGACTATCTAAGGAGAAACAGATCAAAG ATAAGCGGATTTGAGGGTAGAGAGAATGCGCCGGCGTACCTAGGTGTAAGAGATGCTCTGGCCAGGGGAAGTCACAAG CGCTATGTGGACCTTCACAAGCAAAATGACGAGACAGGCGAAGAGGAAGACGAGATGATCACACCGCAGGACTTGCTCTCGTTTTCGTACCAGATAGCGGCTGGAATG GAATACTTGTCCAAGAAAGGATTCGTTCACCGTGACCTTGCGGCTCGTAATGTACTCGTTGCCGATAACAAACAAGTCAAAGTCGCTGACTTCGGGCTAACACGTGACCTGTACGAGGAAGGCGCCTATCAAGGCCATAGTAACCGGAAACTCCCCATCAAATGGATGTCACCCGAGGCGATATATGACCAGATATTCACCACTGAGAGTGATGT atGGTCATATGGAGTCGTTCTATGGGAAATTGCTACTCTTG GTGGTGCCCCATATCCGACCATCTCCACTCGTGACGTATTCGTCATGTTACGGAGCGGCTACCGAATGGAAAAGCCCGACATCTGCTCTGACGAAGT GTACACGATCATGAAACATTGTTGGGAAGACCAGCCTAAGAAAAGACCGACATTTAGCGATCTTCGCATGAAATTTGAGTATATGCTTGAGGCAGACAATCCTTACCTGGATCTATCAGAAATAGACGAAACCAAAGACTATTATTTAGTGCCGTCGTTCAACAGCGCCATGGAGACCTCGGCAGACAACTTAGAACCGAAGGCGTGA